From the genome of Methanofastidiosum sp.:
CAATAAATAAAGATCTCCAAAATTTTCATCAACTAAATTAATTGATGCTAAGAAGTATTCTTCAGCACATTTATAATCTTTCTTACTGAAGCATTCAGATGCTTTTTGTTGATAATCATCAAGTGATTGTGCTGTCAAGATGTTAGAGATACAAACTAAAGAAATTAATAGTGTGAGAAATTTTTTCATGATTTTCATTATTATTTAATAAGAAATAGTTTTAAAAATACTAAATATCTCATATATAGATGTGTGGAATATCTCAGATGCTGGATTCAAGGGCCTAGCGCAACAAATCTAAAAATTCCGATTTGTTGCGCTAGGTTATTGAATTCTGGTTTTTCGTCTAAAATGTACGCTAACGGTGGGGGGTGTATAAAGTGCTGGATCTTGAAACATCGTCTTCGTCCAAAAGTGTGATGTTAGATTGGAACGAAAAGTAACTTAATCCGCTAGAAACCAGCATTTTGTACACCCCGTGTTGTATGCAGGCTTTTATTAGTCTTAATTCATCTGTCTATATTCTTGGGGTGTCATTCCTGTTTTAATTTTAAACAGTCGACTAAAATAATGCGGATAATTAAATCCCAAAGTGTAGGCAATTTCACTCACTGAGTCTGATTCACTAATTAGGAGTGTTTTTGCTTTCTCAATAATGAAATTATTAATTTGATCTTTAGCTGTGTAACCCGTTTCCTTTTTTAATAAATCGCTCAGGTAGTTAGAAGAAAGGAATACTTTTTCGGCAAAGTAGTCAATAGATGGAGTTCCACGTTCAGTAAAATATCCTTTTGCGTAGTATTCTTTTAGTAATGATTGAAACTGGCTTACTATGTCAGAATTCTTTGCTGAACGAGTATTGAATTGACGTTCGTAAAAACGTTGTGACAAATTCAGGAGCAACTCTAAGGATGACGAAATAACTGTTTGGCTATGATTGTCGATACGCTCAGAAATTTCATTCTTGATAATATTAACGCAATCATTGATAGTTTTTTGTTCTGAATCTGACAGATGCAAGGCCTCATGGACATCGTACGAGAAGAAATGATAGCTGTCAATTGTTTTACCTAACGGAGTATTTCGAATTAAATCGGGATGAAAGTTTATTACCCAACCCTTAATTTCATTTTTCTTTTGTGCTTTTCCTACTGCTTGTATTTGGTTGGGCGCAGTAAAGTACATAACACCTTCGTTAAAATCATAAGCGTTACGACCATATTGTAACCCGCAGCTTTTATCTTTTAATCCAATATTATACAAACTGCTGGTGAGCTTCACTCCAATTTGTTCTTCCGGAATCTCAAGTTGTGAAACATAAATAATGCTGATAAGTGGATGAGTTGGCTTGTCAAACCCAATTAACTCGTGCAAATGGCTTATCGATTTTATATGAAAAATATCATCTGACATAGCTAT
Proteins encoded in this window:
- a CDS encoding AraC family transcriptional regulator, whose translation is MSDDIFHIKSISHLHELIGFDKPTHPLISIIYVSQLEIPEEQIGVKLTSSLYNIGLKDKSCGLQYGRNAYDFNEGVMYFTAPNQIQAVGKAQKKNEIKGWVINFHPDLIRNTPLGKTIDSYHFFSYDVHEALHLSDSEQKTINDCVNIIKNEISERIDNHSQTVISSSLELLLNLSQRFYERQFNTRSAKNSDIVSQFQSLLKEYYAKGYFTERGTPSIDYFAEKVFLSSNYLSDLLKKETGYTAKDQINNFIIEKAKTLLISESDSVSEIAYTLGFNYPHYFSRLFKIKTGMTPQEYRQMN